In the genome of Streptomyces sp. NBC_00433, the window GGTGCCGGGGTCCTCGGCGTGCACGATCAACAGCCCGCCGAAGGAGGTCAGTTCGGTGAGGGCCGCCTCCACCTCCGGCGGGCTCAGCTGCGGGAATTCGTCCACGCCGGAGGGCAGCAGGAAGCACTTGAAGCCGAAGACGCCCGCGTCGTGCAGCGGGCGCAGGTCGGCGGCATTGCCCGGCACCGCGCCGCCCCAGAAGCCGACGTCGGTGTGCACCCGGCCGCGGGCGGCGGCGCGTTTGACCTCCAGGTGGGCGGTGGTCGTGGTCGGCGGGATGCTGTTCAGCGGCATGTCGACGACGGTGGTGACCCCGCCGGCCGCCGCGGCCGCGGTCGCGGTCGCGAAGCCCTCCCACTCCGTGCGGCCGGGGTCGTTGATGTGGACGTGGCTGTCCACCAGCCCCGGCAGCAGGACGTCGTCGCCGAAGTCCACGACCGGGACGCCGTACGGGACCGGCGCGTCGTGCGCGCGGACCGCGGTGATGGTGCCGGCCCTGACCTCGACGACGGCCGGGCGCTCGCCTTCAGGGGTCACGACCCGGGTGGAGCGCAGCACCAGTTCGTCCACGGCGTGACCTCCGGCCGGTCGGCGAATTCAACGTTCTGTTGACGGACATGGTGGATAGCCTTCGCTCGGGCGTCAAGAGCGGTAGGATTCCGCACAGCGAAAGTCACCTTCCGCGAGGATCGGATCAGAGGGGATCGCACGTGTCTGCTGACCGCGCCGGGGGCGTCCAGTCCCTCGAACGGGCCTTCGACCTGCTGGAGCGGATGGCCGACGCGGGCGGCGAGGTGGGCCTGAGCGAACTGTCGGCCAGCAGCGGCCTGCCGCTGCCGACCATCCACCGGCTGATGCGGACCCTGCTGGCCAGCGGATACGTACGCCAGCAGCCCAACCGGCGCTATGCGCTGGGCCCCCGGCTCATCCGGCTCGGCGAGACCGCCTCCCGACTGCTCGGCACCTGGGCCCGGCCCTACCTGGCGGAGCTGGTCGAGGCGACCGGCGAGACCGCGAACATGGCGCTGCTCGACGGCGACGAGGTCGTCTACGTGGCTCAAGTGCCCTCGCGGCACTCGATGCGGATGTTCACCGAGGTCGGACGGCGGGTGCTGCCGCACTCCACCGGCGTCGGCAAGGCGCTGCTCGCCCAGGTGCCGCCGGGCGAGGTGCGGGCGCTGCTGGCCCGCACCGGCATGCCGGCGGCGACCGACCGCACCATCACCGAACCTGACGCCTTCCTCGCCGAGCTGGACCGTATCCGCGAGGCGGGCTACGCCGTGGACGACGGCGAGCAGGAAGCGGGCGTGCGGTGCCTGGCCGTGACGGTGCCCGGGTCCCCGACGGCCGCGGCGATCTCCATCTCGGGACCCGCGGGACGGGTCACGGAGGCGGCCACCGACAAGATCGTGCCCGTCCTGCACGGAGTGGCAAGGGAGTTGGCGCTGGCGCTGAGCAGTGCGGCACCTGCCTAGGGCGGTGCCGCCGCCCCCCTCAGGCCCGGCGGGCGAGATGCTGCTCGACGGCCTCCCTCAGTACGGCCAGCGGGGCCGTCAGCACGCTGACCGAGCCGAGGACCGCCGCGACCAGCAGCAAGGAGTGCCGCAGCTGCTCGGGCGGCGGGTTGTTCCCCGCGAGCCTGGCCAGCTCGGCGAGTTCCGCCTCCGCGACGGCGCGGTCCGGTAAGGCGGTGCGGTGCGCCGCCAGGTCCCGCTCCAGGCGGGCCACCGCGGCGCGTAACGCCGCCCCGCCGCCACTCATCGTTCCTACGACCGTTCCGCCGCGGTCCACGTCGACCACATGCGTTTCCCCCACCACCATGTGCCCCTGCCTCACACGCGCTCAGACCCCGGCGCCTCCTGGGCATGGGGGCCGGGGTCGATCAGTAAACGCGACAGGGCGCTTTCGCGCCACACGGTCGGCGAAATCTGCGTCAAAGTTGCCGCGGGGGCCACACGGTGAGGTCGAGGGTGGCGTGAGCGGCGGGGCCGCCGGGGTCGGTGAGTTGACGGAGCGTCACGACCGCGATGGTGCCGTCAGCCCCGACGACGCACAGCCGCGAGCCCTGGGCCAGCTCCGTCCACGCGACGGACCCGACGAGTTCGGCCTCGCCCCGGCACCCGTCGAGGGTGCCGGGCGCGTCCGCCGCGAGCACGGCGAGCCCGCCGCCGACGGCGTCCGACACGAACGACGCGCCGTCGGCGGCGTACCCGAACGTCCCGCTCCCGGCGTCGGGCGTGGCTTGCGGCGGATCGGCCCCCAACACCAGCCCATTGCCCGCGGCAAGCCCGACCCCGTGATACTCCCTGGCCGCCGCGACGGTCGCCCGCGGCGTCCCCGCCACCGGCCGCGCGTCCACGGCATGCCCCCGCCCAAGCCCGCGCCCAAACGCCACGGCCCCCACCACGACGAGCGCGGCGACCACGAGCGCCAGCCCCTTCCCCCGCCGCCGGGGATCCTTGTACGGCCCTTGGCCGAGCCCCGGCACGGGAGGACCCGGGTTGACCGTCGCCACCCCGCCGGGCGCCGGCGCGCGGCCTGCGGGAGCGATACCGAGCGCCGGCGGCGCGGGCGGGACGACGGGAGGCAGGTGTACGCCCCCGGGCGGGGTCGCGCCAACCGCCGGAGGCGGCTGCATGCCCAGCGCCGGCGGCGCGGGCGGGGCGGCCGGGCTCGGGGTCGCCACCGCGCCCACTACCGAAGGCAGGTGCACGCCACCGGGCGGGGTCGCGCCCTGCGGCAGCGCGCCAGTCGCAGGGGGCACGCCCACTGCCGCAGGCGCGGCGGGGGCTGTCGGCGGCACCGCCACGCCACCCGGCGGGAACGCGCCGAGCGCCGAAGGCGGCGTCGCCCCCACCGCCGGGGGCGACGCCGGGGCTACCGGCGGCACCGCCACACCACCCGGCGAGCCAGGCGCCGAAGACGGCTGCACGCCGACCGTAGGCGCCGCGGGCGGGGCGGCCGGGCTCGGCGACGACATCCCACCCACCGCCGAAGGCAGGTGCACACCACCCGGCGGGGTCGCCCCAGGCGCCAACATGCCGCCCGCAGAGGGCATACCGACCCCCGGCGCCGCGGGCGGGGCGGCCGGGCCCGCAGGCGGCTGCGCACCGGCCGCAGAAGACGACTGCACGCCGACCGTAGGCGCCGCGGGCGGGGCGGCCGGGCTCGGTGTCGGCACCGCGCCCGCAGGGGGCATGCCCACCGCCGCAGGCGGCTGCGTGCCGACCGCCGGCGGGGCGGAGGGCGGGGGCTGGGGCCATGTGCCCGGGGGTGGGAGAGGGGGGAGGGGCGGGGGGAGGGTCAGGAGGGTTTGGAGGGGGGTGGGGAGCCAGGGGGTGGGGGGGCGGTGGTGGGTGGCCTGGGCGCACATGGCTATGACCTGGGAAGGGGACGGGCGCAGGGCCGGGTCCTTGATCAGGCAGCGGGTGACGATCTCGCGCAGCTCGCCGGGGAGTTCGGAGAGGTCGGGCTCCTCGTGGAGGGCGCGCGTACCGAAGGGCGGGGCACCGATGGCCGCATAGGCGGCGAGTTGGCCGAGGGCGAAGACGTCGGTGGCCGGGACGGGCGGTTTGTCCGCGGCTTGCTCCGGCGCGGAGAAGGCGGGGATGCCGGGCGCGTCGGCGGCGGCGCGGGTGACGCCGTAACCCGTGACGCGCGGGCCGTCCGCGGCCAGCAGCACCGTGCCGGGGCCGAGCCCGGCGTGGACGACGCCGGCGTGGTGCACGGCGCGCAGCGCCTCGGCGACCCCGGCCACCACGCGCAGGACGACGGGTACGGGCAGCGGGCGCCCGGTGCCGGTGACGGCGGCGTGCAGGGTGAACGCGGGGACGTAGCCGGCGGCCAGCCAGTAGCGGGAGCCGTCGTGGCCGCTGCCGAGCACCGGCACGGTGAAGGGCCCGTGCACGCGGCGTACGGCCTGCACGTCGTGTTCGAAGGCGGCGGCGAAGCCGGAGCGGGCGGCCAGTTCGGGCCGGACCGCGGTCAGGGCGACGGGGTGCCCGTCGGGGGCGTAGGCGAGGTAGACCGGGCCGAGGGCGCCGACGCCGAGCCGGGCGGCGATCCGGTGCCCGCCGACCACCGCGGGGTCGTCCGGCGCGAGCGGCTGGTACAGCGGCCCGGGGTGGACCTCGCCGCCGGTGTACTGAGCGCCCATCAGTCCCCGTTCCTCGGGCCTACCCGGACCTCCCGGCCCCTGGCCAGACGATACCGGAACACGCCGAC includes:
- a CDS encoding IclR family transcriptional regulator, whose protein sequence is MSADRAGGVQSLERAFDLLERMADAGGEVGLSELSASSGLPLPTIHRLMRTLLASGYVRQQPNRRYALGPRLIRLGETASRLLGTWARPYLAELVEATGETANMALLDGDEVVYVAQVPSRHSMRMFTEVGRRVLPHSTGVGKALLAQVPPGEVRALLARTGMPAATDRTITEPDAFLAELDRIREAGYAVDDGEQEAGVRCLAVTVPGSPTAAAISISGPAGRVTEAATDKIVPVLHGVARELALALSSAAPA
- a CDS encoding DUF5955 family protein, whose translation is MSGGGAALRAAVARLERDLAAHRTALPDRAVAEAELAELARLAGNNPPPEQLRHSLLLVAAVLGSVSVLTAPLAVLREAVEQHLARRA